The following are encoded in a window of Telmatobacter sp. DSM 110680 genomic DNA:
- a CDS encoding serine hydrolase translates to MSRRIIIATVIASVCLAASGTTGLAQANDEAATKARLEQIANSYTPNHAFMGTVLVVEGDHVLLDKGYAMASLEWQVPNTPETKFRLGSLTKQFTATLILLLQQDGKLSISDPISKYLPDSPPAWAKITLANLLGHTSGIPSFTGFKEFHTWSMSAHTPDEEIALFRDKPLDFEPGSKFDYSNSNFIVLGVVVEKVSGKKYVDLLRERIFDPLGMKDTGLDSDELVLPKRAVGYMPGPHGVEVARSESMSIPWSAGAIYSTTGDLLKWEHGLFGGKVLSADSLKLMTTPGKGDYGLGVFIANRDGVRVVSHGGGIEGFNTNLMYAPEKQIAVVVLSNVNGGAPDSMGNQLMDTVLGKPVVLATERKAVPITKEELAKFAGVYDLAPTFSLTIAVSGDHLTGQGTGQPSTNLMYQGVKDGHPTFFVAQVGADIEFVPDASGAITSLILHQGGQNIPAKKH, encoded by the coding sequence ATGTCGCGTCGCATCATCATCGCAACTGTAATCGCATCGGTGTGTCTTGCCGCCAGCGGCACAACGGGGCTGGCCCAAGCGAATGACGAAGCAGCTACCAAGGCCCGCCTTGAACAGATTGCGAACTCGTATACACCAAATCACGCATTTATGGGTACGGTGCTCGTGGTTGAGGGCGATCATGTGCTTCTCGACAAGGGCTACGCAATGGCCAGCCTGGAGTGGCAGGTTCCTAACACGCCGGAGACCAAGTTTCGGCTTGGGTCGTTGACCAAGCAGTTCACTGCAACGTTGATACTGCTGCTGCAGCAGGACGGCAAGCTGAGCATCAGTGATCCCATCAGCAAGTACTTGCCGGACTCGCCGCCGGCATGGGCAAAAATCACTCTGGCCAACCTGCTTGGACATACCTCCGGAATCCCAAGTTTTACGGGCTTCAAGGAGTTTCACACCTGGAGCATGAGCGCGCACACGCCTGATGAGGAGATTGCACTTTTTCGCGATAAGCCGCTCGACTTTGAGCCGGGGAGCAAGTTCGATTACAGCAACTCCAACTTCATTGTGCTCGGAGTTGTCGTTGAGAAGGTGAGCGGAAAGAAGTACGTTGACCTGCTGCGCGAGCGGATTTTCGATCCTCTGGGCATGAAGGACACGGGTTTGGATTCTGATGAACTGGTGTTACCGAAACGTGCCGTGGGATATATGCCGGGACCGCATGGGGTAGAGGTTGCGCGTTCAGAGTCGATGTCGATTCCCTGGTCAGCCGGGGCCATCTACTCCACCACGGGCGATCTACTGAAGTGGGAGCACGGTTTGTTCGGTGGCAAGGTTTTGAGTGCTGATTCACTGAAATTGATGACGACCCCCGGCAAAGGCGACTACGGTCTCGGTGTCTTCATTGCGAATCGCGATGGAGTACGCGTGGTCAGCCATGGCGGCGGAATTGAAGGCTTCAATACGAATCTTATGTATGCGCCGGAAAAGCAGATCGCCGTCGTCGTTCTCAGCAATGTTAACGGCGGCGCACCTGATTCAATGGGCAATCAACTGATGGACACTGTTCTCGGTAAGCCCGTAGTTCTTGCAACCGAACGCAAGGCGGTGCCGATCACGAAAGAAGAGCTGGCGAAATTTGCCGGTGTCTACGATCTGGCGCCAACGTTTTCACTCACCATTGCCGTCAGCGGCGATCATCTGACCGGGCAGGGAACCGGACAGCCTTCCACCAACCTGATGTACCAGGGCGTGAAGGACGGACATCCTACATTTTTTGTAGCGCAAGTTGGGGCCGATATCGAATTCGTGCCTGACGCCAGCGGAGCCATTACTTCGCTCATCCTCCATCAGGGAGGGCAGAACATTCCTGCCAAGAAGCACTGA
- a CDS encoding ATP-binding protein: MLSPTLTAPVCPTPAETIAAALDRVGPLQGLPFEDRLWLAQHGEEIVGQPGDILFEEGQPADRMILILKGEIHVRRQRGGPMELFIGRAGQMTGLLPFSRMKTSGGQGFAVTPVWALLIRKETFPEMLAAIPSMTQRVVSTLLDRVREVTRIEQQAEKLNALGKLAGNLAHELNNPASAAQRAASSLVMELRSNRENRFKLVNLCLSDEQIQGVEAWEQKVLSRSSRHDPRDTGQQIQLEEDLRAWLTALPCDGAWEVAAQLAEQRTHVSDLEELRTLIGANETCISLQYFARYLRSTRSVDTLLNSTARIFDLISAVKAYSYMDRAPILEVDVAAGLDATIQMLQSRMQNIEIERNYEPDLPRISAYGSELNQVWTALIENALDALSESGNGGKLRLTCRLEGEMMLVEIWDTGPGIPPELQDRIFEPFFTTKAPGQGLGLGLDNAMRIVRKHRGHLSVRSDPGSTCFRVRLPLDQLQAY, encoded by the coding sequence ATGCTCTCCCCTACCTTGACCGCGCCTGTCTGTCCTACGCCTGCTGAGACTATCGCGGCGGCCCTCGATCGTGTCGGACCACTGCAGGGCTTGCCGTTCGAAGACCGCCTCTGGCTCGCGCAACACGGCGAGGAGATCGTTGGACAGCCCGGCGACATCCTTTTTGAAGAGGGCCAGCCCGCCGACCGCATGATCCTCATCCTCAAAGGTGAGATTCACGTGCGACGCCAGCGCGGCGGACCGATGGAGTTGTTCATAGGCCGCGCCGGACAGATGACCGGACTGCTGCCCTTTTCGCGCATGAAAACCTCCGGCGGACAGGGATTTGCCGTGACGCCTGTCTGGGCTCTCCTCATCCGTAAAGAGACTTTCCCTGAGATGCTCGCAGCCATTCCGTCCATGACGCAGCGCGTTGTTTCCACACTCCTCGATCGCGTCCGCGAAGTCACGCGCATTGAGCAGCAGGCAGAGAAGCTCAACGCTTTGGGCAAGCTCGCGGGCAATCTGGCACATGAACTCAACAACCCCGCATCTGCGGCCCAGCGTGCAGCCTCGAGTCTCGTCATGGAACTGAGGTCGAATCGTGAAAACCGATTCAAGCTCGTTAATCTATGTCTTTCAGACGAGCAGATTCAAGGCGTGGAAGCCTGGGAGCAAAAAGTCCTGAGCCGGTCCTCCCGGCACGATCCGCGCGACACAGGCCAGCAAATCCAGTTAGAAGAAGATCTGCGAGCATGGCTCACCGCGTTACCCTGTGACGGAGCCTGGGAGGTTGCAGCTCAGCTCGCTGAACAGCGAACACACGTCTCCGATCTTGAGGAACTTCGCACACTCATTGGCGCCAACGAAACATGCATTTCGCTGCAATACTTCGCGCGCTACTTGAGGTCCACCAGATCGGTGGACACGCTATTGAACTCCACCGCTCGCATCTTCGACTTGATCAGTGCCGTGAAGGCGTACTCCTATATGGATCGCGCGCCGATTCTGGAAGTTGATGTGGCGGCAGGCCTCGATGCCACCATCCAGATGCTCCAGTCTCGCATGCAAAATATTGAGATCGAGCGAAACTACGAACCCGATCTACCCCGCATCAGCGCCTACGGCAGCGAGTTGAATCAGGTATGGACAGCGCTGATTGAGAACGCGCTGGATGCCCTCTCTGAATCCGGGAACGGCGGCAAACTGCGCCTTACTTGCCGTCTCGAAGGTGAAATGATGCTGGTGGAAATCTGGGACACAGGACCCGGTATTCCCCCTGAGTTGCAGGATCGCATCTTCGAGCCATTCTTCACTACGAAGGCGCCTGGACAGGGTCTCGGTCTTGGCCTTGACAACGCCATGCGTATTGTTCGCAAACATCGCGGACATCTCAGCGTGCGCTCCGATCCGGGATCAACCTGTTTCCGCGTGCGCCTGCCCCTCGATCAACTGCAGGCGTATTGA
- a CDS encoding alpha/beta hydrolase-fold protein: MKLLPRASALVFLASAIVGFAQVPAAPQTPPAAARPTFPTRDAHTPGYVDAKQLPDGTVPPADADGNFIIGPTHPSAPEMSAPDLANGSVVEFTMNSADSKYYPGIARDKGTFGTSDPNDPAKLIITTSHPAPYTRKVAVYVPKAYVPGSVAPFIVGADGTDRMLFTALDSMIAAHKLPAMIAISIGNGSGDAQGSERGLEYDTMSGRYAEFVENEVLPRVESEAHVKLTHDPDGRATMGGSSGGSCALIMAWYHPDLYHRVLTYSGTYVNQQWPYDPKSPHGAWEFHEHLIPESKRMPIRIWMEVGDRDLFNPNVMHDNMHDWVEANERMAKVLAAKKYHYQFVFAVNAGHVDRAVKAQTLPEALEYVWQGYKAKGAK; the protein is encoded by the coding sequence ATGAAACTTCTTCCTCGAGCATCAGCGTTAGTTTTCCTTGCCTCCGCGATTGTCGGATTCGCCCAGGTGCCAGCTGCACCACAAACGCCACCGGCAGCCGCGCGTCCGACGTTTCCTACTCGGGATGCACACACCCCCGGCTACGTCGACGCGAAACAACTGCCCGACGGCACCGTCCCACCCGCCGACGCTGACGGAAACTTCATCATCGGCCCCACCCATCCATCGGCACCGGAAATGTCCGCGCCCGATCTCGCCAACGGCTCCGTCGTCGAATTCACGATGAACTCCGCCGACAGCAAGTACTACCCCGGCATTGCCCGCGACAAAGGCACCTTTGGCACCTCCGATCCAAACGATCCCGCAAAACTCATCATCACCACCAGCCATCCCGCTCCCTACACGCGCAAGGTAGCCGTCTACGTACCCAAGGCCTATGTACCTGGCAGCGTAGCCCCCTTCATCGTCGGCGCCGATGGCACCGACCGCATGCTGTTCACCGCGCTCGACAGCATGATCGCCGCGCACAAGCTGCCTGCCATGATCGCCATCTCCATCGGCAACGGGAGCGGCGACGCGCAAGGCAGCGAGCGCGGCCTCGAGTACGACACCATGTCCGGTCGCTACGCGGAATTCGTTGAGAATGAGGTGCTGCCCCGCGTCGAGAGCGAAGCCCACGTCAAGCTCACCCATGACCCCGATGGTCGCGCCACCATGGGCGGCAGTTCCGGTGGGTCCTGCGCTCTGATCATGGCCTGGTATCATCCCGACCTTTATCATCGCGTGCTGACATATTCAGGCACATACGTGAATCAGCAGTGGCCCTATGATCCGAAGTCGCCGCACGGCGCGTGGGAGTTTCACGAGCATCTGATTCCGGAAAGCAAGCGCATGCCGATCCGTATCTGGATGGAAGTCGGCGACCGAGACCTTTTCAATCCCAACGTAATGCACGACAACATGCACGACTGGGTAGAAGCCAATGAGCGCATGGCCAAAGTCCTGGCTGCGAAAAAGTATCACTATCAGTTTGTGTTCGCAGTAAATGCAGGCCACGTCGACCGCGCGGTGAAGGCGCAAACCCTTCCCGAAGCACTGGAATACGTGTGGCAGGGATACAAAGCAAAAGGCGCGAAATAA
- a CDS encoding vWA domain-containing protein, whose protein sequence is MELRHGWRLLAIACGVFFFGTLGSFGQECRVTTTVRVRSDPGTSAVSLTSEQLTAKIGANPARVISVTNAQKPATIVLIDFSSSMKAEWQQSLEAAKQLTGGAGDRVGVVVFNYQIFDFANGREATNKLLERLATLKPRMDGTALYDTLIEVANSAKDPNTVLIFLSDGKDNESHNTPEQTIDLFLKNRWPPVFGLVLDYSDDEKRRGYFKKVVTETGGILAHPSSASGVAEAASQLWSTIDAPFTVVLQASQPVLKPEKLKIEMIGPNGNSGHRTEIVHVSMISGCDATAPPVTN, encoded by the coding sequence ATGGAACTGCGGCATGGCTGGCGTTTGCTGGCGATTGCGTGTGGCGTTTTCTTTTTCGGCACTCTCGGCAGCTTTGGGCAGGAATGCCGGGTGACCACGACAGTGCGCGTGCGGAGCGATCCCGGGACGTCTGCAGTGAGTCTGACGTCAGAACAGTTGACCGCGAAGATTGGCGCGAACCCGGCGAGGGTCATTTCGGTCACAAATGCGCAGAAGCCAGCGACAATCGTACTGATCGACTTTAGCAGCAGCATGAAAGCAGAGTGGCAGCAGTCCCTAGAAGCCGCGAAGCAACTAACAGGAGGTGCCGGCGATAGAGTCGGTGTGGTTGTGTTTAACTACCAGATCTTCGATTTCGCCAATGGTCGAGAAGCCACAAACAAATTGCTTGAGCGATTGGCTACTCTTAAACCCCGCATGGACGGAACGGCACTTTACGATACGCTGATCGAGGTAGCGAACTCGGCGAAAGATCCGAACACCGTATTGATTTTTCTCAGCGACGGCAAGGATAACGAAAGCCACAACACACCTGAACAAACGATAGATTTATTTCTGAAGAATCGGTGGCCTCCGGTTTTTGGTCTCGTGCTCGATTATTCGGATGACGAGAAACGGCGGGGATACTTCAAGAAGGTTGTTACCGAAACCGGAGGAATCCTTGCGCATCCGTCGTCAGCGTCGGGAGTTGCGGAAGCTGCAAGTCAGTTGTGGTCCACCATAGACGCGCCTTTCACGGTTGTACTGCAAGCGTCGCAGCCTGTGCTGAAGCCTGAGAAGCTAAAGATTGAGATGATAGGGCCGAATGGGAATTCGGGGCACCGGACGGAAATTGTTCACGTTTCTATGATTTCCGGTTGTGATGCGACAGCACCTCCGGTAACTAACTGA